From Musa acuminata AAA Group cultivar baxijiao chromosome BXJ3-8, Cavendish_Baxijiao_AAA, whole genome shotgun sequence, one genomic window encodes:
- the LOC135646197 gene encoding probable LRR receptor-like serine/threonine-protein kinase At1g56140, translating into MAVHSSALFFFSFSLCLLLLVERAAAQATTDPTEVLALNTILGRWGKKASSWNISGEPCSGVAIDSTTFDDGTYNPLIKCDCTYNNSNTCHITQLKVYALDVVGTIPQELQNLPFLTKIKFDQNYLTGPLPAFIGNLTSLQSLSVGINNLSGPIPKELGKLQNLNLLGMGTNYFSGSVPSEFGNLVNLQEWYMDSSGLSGELPENLSNLKNMRILWASDNNFTGRIPDYIGGWTNLTVLRFQGNSFQGPIPASLSSLTKLTDLRIGDIVNGSASLAFISNLTSLSTLVLRNCKISDAIPSNFAKYTNLLKLDFSFNNITGQVPQSLFSLSSLAYLFLGNNSLDGTLPEQKSTSLINIDLSYNQLSGSFPSWVTQSNLQLNLVANNFVIDDSNSSVLPSGLNCLQRNIPCYRGSPIYYSFAINCGGSKTITASDNTMYEIDNANLTSASYYVTNPTKWGVSNVGIFAEATSPTYVVNSLSQFQNTLDSELFQAERLSPSSLRYYGIGLQNGNYTVKLQFADAVFPDPPTWKSVGRRIFDIYIQGVLKEKDFDIRKDAGGSSTKAVVKEFIAPVTNNFLEIHFFWAGKGTCCVPTQGFYGASISAISVSPSDFTPTVSNKPPSTDSNKTRTGLIVGISAAVAVLGLLTICGILTWRNRKRRLSEQNEVFTGLDVKPYTFSYAELRTATEDFNPSNVVGEGGFGPVFKGKLTDGRTVAVKQLSATSHQGKGQFLAEIATISAVQHRNLVKLHGCCVEEEKRLLVYEYLENKSLDQAIFGKSDLHLDWPKRFEVLLGVARGLTYLHEESRVRIVHRDVKASNILLDADLNPKISDFGLAKLYDDKMTHINTRVAGTIGYLAPEYAMRGHLTEKADVFAFGVLALEILSGRPNSDQNLDPEKVYLLEWAWTLHENRCDLEMVDKKLTSFDKGVVSRIIGIALLCTQASPVLRPPMSRVVAMLVGDTEVTDVTSRPSYLTEWQHKDVSSSYVTGYFDSSTQRSENTQVTFPSSESTAVNMESAPLTTQPYMNKAIEEGR; encoded by the exons ATGGCGGTGCACAGTTCTGCCctgttcttcttctccttctccctgtGTTTGCTCCTCCTTGTGGAGAGAGCCGCAGCTCAGGCCACGACAGACCCAACCGAAG TTCTGGCATTGAACACGATCTTAGGGAGATGGGGAAAGAAGGCATCATCTTGGAATATCAGTGGCGAACCATGCAGTGGTGTTGCTATTGATTCAACCACATTCGATGATGGGACTTACAACCCACTAATCAAATGCGATTGCACCTATAACAACAGCAACACCTGCCATATCACTCAGCT GAAGGTTTATGCCTTGGATGTGGTTGGAACTATCCCTCAGGAGCTGCAGAATCTGCCCTTCCTCACAAAAAT AAAATTCGATCAAAACTACCTGACTGGTCCCCTTCCTGCATTCATTGGAAACTTGACTTCGCTGCAATCCTT GAGTGTAGGGATTAATAACTTATCAGGTCCAATACCAAAAGAGCTTGGAAAACTACAGAATCTCAACCTTCT GGGTATGGGCACAAATTACTTCAGTGGTTCTGTTCCTTCAGAGTTTGGAAATTTGGTGAACCTACAAGAATG GTATATGGATAGTTCTGGACTTAGTGGTGAGCTGCCAGAAAATCTATCCAATCTTAAGAACATGCGGATATT GTGGGCTTCAGACAATAATTTCACTGGCAGAATACCTGATTACATTGGTGGATGGACAAACCTTACCGTTTT GAGGTTCCAAGGTAACTCCTTTCAGGGTCCAATTCCTGCAAGCCTTTCTAGCCTCACCAAACTGACTGATCT AAGAATTGGAGATATCGTAAATGGAAGCGCTTCGTTGGCCTTTATTAGTAATTTGACATCACTGAGCACCTT GGTACTGCGGAACTGCAAGATTTCTGATGCTATTCCGTCAAACTTTGCAAAATACACAAATTTACTAAAACT AGATTTTAGCTTTAACAATATCACTGGCCAAGTTCCTCAGTCCCTCTTCAGTTTGAGTTCACTGGCCTACTT ATTTCTTGGGAACAACAGCCTAGATGGTACCTTACCGGAGCAAAAGAGCACTTCTCTAATAAATAT AGATTTATCATACAATCAATTATCAGGAAGCTTTCCATCTTGGGTTACCCAATCAAACTTACAATT GAACTTGGTGGCAAACAACTTTGTAATTGATGATTCCAACAGCAG TGTCTTACCATCAGGACTGAACTGCCTTCAGCGAAATATACCGTGTTATCGTGGTTCTCCAATCT ATTATTCCTTTGCAATAAATTGTGGAGGCAGTAAGACAATTACAGCTTCTGATAACACTATGTATGAGATTGATAATGCCAATCTGACGAGTGCATCATACTATGTGACAAACCCAACCAAATGGGGTGTCAGCAATGTTGGAATCTTTGCAGAAGCTACTAGTCCTACTTATGTAGTAAACAGTCTATCTCAGTTTCAAAATACTCTAGACTCAGAATTGTTTCAGGCTGAAAGGCTATCTCCGTCTTCACTGAGATATTATGGCATTGGTCTTCAAAATGGAAATTACACCGTAAAACTCCAATTCGCTGATGCTGTCTTCCCCGACCCGCCAACTTGGAAAAGTGTGGGTAGAAGGATCTTTGACATTTATATTCAG GGTGTTCTCAAAGAGAAAGACTTCGATATAAGAAAGGATGCTGGTGGCAGCTCCACAAAAGCTGTTGTTAAGGAATTCATTGCTCCGGTAACAAATAATTTCCTTGAAATCCATTTTTTCTGGGCTGGAAAGGGTACTTGTTGTGTACCAACACAAGGTTTCTATGGCGCGTCCATTTCAGCTATCAGTGTATCTCCTTCCG ACTTCACTCCAACTGTATCTAACAAACCACCAAGTACGGATTCAAATAAGACACGTACGGGTCTGATCGTGGGTATATCAGCTGCTGTTGCTGTTTTAGGGTTGTTGACTATATGTGGAATTCTTACCTGGAGAAACAGAAAAAGAAGATTAAGTGAGCAGAATGAAG TATTCACAGGACTAGATGTGAAACCTTACACCTTCAGTTATGCTGAACTGAGGACTGCAACCGAAGACTTCAATCCTTCTAATGTAGTGGGGGAAGGAGGATTTGGCCCAGTGTTTAAG GGTAAACTGACAGATGGAAGAACAGTAGCTGTCAAGCAACTCTCAGCAACATCTCATCAAGGAAAGGGCCAGTTCTTGGCAGAGATTGCAACTATATCTGCTGTGCAACACCGCAACCTTGTAAAGTTGCATGGCTGCTGTGTCGAGGAAGAAAAGCGGCTTTTAGTCTATGAGTATTTAGAGAACAAGAGCCTCGATCAAGCAATTTTCG GGAAGAGTGATTTACACCTTGACTGGCCAAAGCGCTTTGAGGTATTGTTGGGTGTAGCAAGAGGTCTAACCTATCTTCATGAGGAGTCAAGAGTGCGAATCGTGCATAGAGATGTCAAGGCTAGTAATATTCTCCTAGATGCTGACCTCAACCcaaaaatctcagattttggTCTGGCGAAACTCTATGATGACAAGATGACTCACATTAATACCAGGGTTGCTGGTACAAT TGGATATCTGGCACCAGAGTACGCCATGAGAGGACATCTCACGGAGAAAGCTGATGTGTTTGCATTTGGGGTGCTGGCTTTGGAGATTCTTAGTGGAAGGCCTAATTCTGATCAAAATCTTGATCCAGAGAAGGTTTATCTGCTCGAATGG GCATGGACTCTACATGAGAATAGGTGCGACTTGGAAATGGTGGACAAAAAGCTGACATCATTCGACAAGGGAGTGGTCAGCCGCATCATTGGAATAGCTTTGCTTTGCACCCAAGCATCACCTGTGCTTCGACCACCAATGTCAAGGGTCGTGGCCATGCTGGTAGGAGATACCGAAGTGACAGACGTCACCTCAAGGCCTAGTTACTTGACTGAATGGCAACACAAGGATGTAAGCAGCAGCTATGTAACCGGCTACTTCGATAGTTCAACCCAAAGATCAGAAAATACCCAAGTGACGTTCCCATCTAGTGAGAGCACAGCGGTCAACATGGAAAGCGCACCTTTGACGACACAACCATATATGAACAAGGCCATTGAGGAGGGCAGGTGA
- the LOC135645603 gene encoding tubulin beta chain-like: MREILHIQGGQCGNQIGAKFWEVICDEHGIDGTGKYSGDSDLQLERINVYFNEASGGRYVPRAVLMDLEPGTMDSVRSGPFGQVFRPDNFVFGQSGAGNNWAKGHYTEGAELIDSVLDVVRKEAENCDCLQGFQVCHSLGGGTGSGMGTLLISKIREEYPDRMMLTFSVFPSPKVSDTVVEPYNATLSVHQLVENADECMVLDNEALYDICFRTLKLSNPSFGDLNHLISATMSGVTCCLRFPGQLNSDLRKLAVNLIPFPRLHFFMVGFAPLTSRGSQQYRALTVPELTQQMWDAKNMMCAADPRHGRYLTASAMFRGKMSTKEVDEQMLNVQNKNSSYFVEWIPNNVKSSVCDIPPRGLKMASTFVGNSTSIQEMFRRVSEQFTAMFRRKAFLHWYTGEGMDEMEFTEAESNMNDLVAEYQQYQDATADEEEYEEEEDEELAD; encoded by the exons atgagGGAGATCCTTCACATCCAGGGCGGGCAGTGCGGGAACCAGATCGGGGCCAAATTCTGGGAGGTTATATGCGACGAGCACGGCATCGATGGCACCGGGAAGTACTCCGGCGACTCGGACCTTCAACTCGAGCGGATCAATGTATACTTCAACGAAGCCAGTGGTGGCCGGTACGTCCCCCGCGCCGTGCTTATGGATCTTGAGCCCGGTACCATGGACTCTGTCAGATCCGGTCCGTTCGGCCAGGTCTTCCGGCCTGACAACTTCGTCTTCGGCCAGTCCGGTGCCGGGAACAACTGGGCCAAAGGTCACTACACTGAGGGTGCCGAGCTCATCGACTCGGTCCTCGATGTGGTGAGGAAAGAAGCAGAGAACTGCGACTGCTTGCAGG GCTTTCAAGTGTGCCACTCTTTGGGAGGTGGAACTGGGTCTGGCATGGGCACCCTTCTTATCTCCAAGATCAGGGAGGAATACCCCGATAGAATGATGCTGACTTTCTCTGTTTTTCCATCACCAAAGGTGTCTGATACAGTTGTGGAGCCATACAATGCTACCCTCTCAGTTCATCAACTTGTTGAGAATGCTGATGAGTGTATGGTCCTTGACAACGAAGCACTATATGATATTTGCTTTCGCACTTTGAAGCTTTCAAACCCATCCT TTGGAGATCTCAATCACCTAATCTCTGCTACAATGAGTGGCGTCACGTGCTGCCTTAGGTTCCCCGGGCAGCTTAACTCTGACCTTCGGAAGCTTGCTGTAAACCTCATCCCTTTCCCTCGCCTCCACTTCTTTATGGTAGGCTTTGCACCCCTGACCTCGAGGGGTTCACAGCAGTACCGTGCCCTCACTGTACCTGAATTGACCCAACAAATGTGGGATGCCAAGAACATGATGTGTGCTGCCGATCCTCGCCATGGCCGTTACTTAACTGCCTCGGCCATGTTCCGTGGGAAGATGAGCACAAAGGAAGTGGATGAGCAGATGCTTAATGTTCAGAACAAGAACTCTTCCTACTTTGTGGAGTGGATACCAAACAATGTCAAGTCGAGCGTGTGTGACATCCCACCCAGGGGGCTCAAGATGGCTTCCACCTTTGTAGGGAACTCAACTTCCATCCAAGAGATGTTCAGGAGGGTCAGCGAGCAGTTCACAGCCATGTTCAGGAGGAAGGCTTTCTTACACTGGTACACCGGAGAGGGTATGGACGAGATGGAATTCACCGAGGCTGAGAGCAACATGAATGATCTCGTGGCCGAGTACCAGCAGTATCAAGATGCAACAGCAGATGAAGAGGAGtacgaggaagaggaagacgaagagTTGGCCGACTGA